From Argopecten irradians isolate NY chromosome 2, Ai_NY, whole genome shotgun sequence, the proteins below share one genomic window:
- the LOC138316710 gene encoding calponin homology domain-containing protein DDB_G0272472-like — protein sequence MEKEGGRGGGRKRIQQDIQMEKEGGRGGGRKRIQQDIQMEKGGGRKRVQQDIQMEKEGGRGGGRKRVQQDIQMEKGGGRKRIQQDIQMEKEGGRGGGRKRVQQDIQMEKEGGRGGGRKRVQQDIQMEKGGGRKRIQQDIQMEKGGGRKRIQQDIQMEKEGGRGGGRKRIQQDIQMEKGGGRKRVQQDIQMEKEGGRGGGRKRIQQDIQMEKGGGRKRIQQDIQMEKGGGRKRIQQDIQMEKGGGRKRIQQDIQMEKGGGRKRIQQDIQMEKGGGRKRIQQDIQMEKEGGRGGGRKRVQQDIQMEKEGGRGGGRKRIQQDIQMEKGGGRKRVQQDIQMEKGGGRKRVQQDIQMEKEGGRGGGRKRVQQDIQMEKEGGRGGGRKRVQQDIQMEKEGGGGRKRVQQDIQMEKEGGRGGGRKRIQQDIQMEKGGGRKRVQQDIQMEKGGGRKRIQQDIQMEKGGGRKRIQQDIQMEKGGGRKRIQQDIQMEKEGGRGGGRKRVQQDIQMEKEGGRGGGRKRIQQDIQMEKGGGRKRVQQDIQMEKGGGRKRVQQDIQMEKEGGRGGGRKRVQQDIQMEKGGGRKRIQQDIQMEKEGGRGGGRKRVQQDIQIGGGRRKRRR from the coding sequence GAGGCGGAGGTAGAAAACGGATACAACAAGATATACAGATGGAGAAGGGCGGAGGTAGAAAACGGGTACAACAAGATATACAGATGGAGAAGGAAGGAGGAAGAGGTGGAGGTAGAAAACGGGTACAACAAGATATACAGATGGAGAAGGGCGGAGGTAGAAAACGGATACAACAAGATATACAGATGGAGAAGGAAGGAGGAAGAGGCGGAGGTAGAAAACGGGTACAACAAGATATACAGATGGAGAAGGAAGGAGGAAGAGGTGGAGGTAGAAAACGGGTACAACAAGATATACAGATGGAGAAGGGCGGAGGTAGAAAACGGATACAACAAGATATACAGATGGAGAAGGGCGGAGGTAGAAAACGGATACAACAAGATATACAGATGGAGAAGGAAGGAGGAAGAGGCGGAGGTAGAAAACGGATACAACAAGATATACAGATGGAGAAGGGCGGAGGTAGAAAACGGGTACAACAAGATATACAGATGGAGAAGGAAGGAGGAAGAGGCGGAGGTAGAAAACGGATACAACAAGATATACAGATGGAGAAGGGCGGAGGTAGAAAACGGATACAACAAGATATACAGATGGAGAAGGGCGGAGGTAGAAAACGGATACAACAAGATATACAGATGGAGAAGGGCGGAGGTAGAAAACGGATACAACAAGATATACAGATGGAGAAGGGCGGAGGTAGAAAACGGATACAACAAGATATACAGATGGAGAAGGGCGGAGGTAGAAAACGGATACAACAAGATATACAGATGGAGAAGGAAGGAGGAAGAGGCGGAGGTAGAAAACGGGTACAACAAGATATACAGATGGAGAAGGAAGGAGGAAGAGGCGGAGGTAGAAAACGGATACAACAAGATATACAGATGGAGAAGGGCGGAGGTAGAAAACGGGTACAACAAGATATACAGATGGAGAAGGGCGGAGGTAGAAAACGGGTACAACAAGATATACAGATGGAGAAGGAAGGAGGAAGAGGTGGAGGTAGAAAACGGGTACAACAAGATATACAGATGGAGAAGGAAGGAGGAAGAGGCGGAGGTAGAAAACGGGTACAACAAGATATACAGATGGAGAAGGAAGGAGGCGGAGGTAGAAAACGGGTACAACAAGATATACAGATGGAGAAGGAAGGAGGAAGAGGCGGAGGTAGAAAACGGATACAACAAGATATACAGATGGAGAAGGGCGGAGGTAGAAAACGGGTACAACAAGATATACAGATGGAGAAGGGCGGAGGTAGAAAACGGATACAACAAGATATACAGATGGAGAAGGGCGGAGGTAGAAAACGGATACAACAAGATATACAGATGGAGAAGGGCGGAGGTAGAAAACGGATACAACAAGATATACAGATGGAGAAGGAAGGAGGAAGAGGCGGAGGTAGAAAACGGGTACAACAAGATATACAGATGGAGAAGGAAGGAGGAAGAGGCGGAGGTAGAAAACGGATACAACAAGATATACAGATGGAGAAGGGCGGAGGTAGAAAACGGGTACAACAAGATATACAGATGGAGAAGGGCGGAGGTAGAAAACGGGTACAACAAGATATACAGATGGAGAAGGAAGGAGGAAGAGGTGGAGGTAGAAAACGGGTACAACAAGATATACAGATGGAGAAGGGCGGAGGTAGAAAACGGATACAACAAGATATACAGATGGAGAAGGAAGGAGGAAGAGGCGGAGGTAGAAAACGGGTACAACAAGATATACAGATAGGTGGAGGAAGGAGGAAGAGGCGGAGGTAG